The following are encoded in a window of Staphylococcus piscifermentans genomic DNA:
- a CDS encoding Stp1/IreP family PP2C-type Ser/Thr phosphatase: MLNAQFFTDTGHHREKNEDAGGVFYNQTEQQLLILCDGMGGHKAGEVASQFVVNRIQELFEAENLVEEDQAEDWLRTTLQKINRELYHHASTNEAFRGMGTTAVAALIFDNHVVIANIGDSRAYLVNSRSIEQITSDHSFVNHLVMTGQITEEEAFTHPQRNIITKVMGTDKMVIPDVYIKRINFYDYLLLNSDGLTDFVRPHIIQTQLSEPLPLEEQGETLLNLAQEYHSTDNVSFVLAEIEGDKV, from the coding sequence ATGCTAAACGCACAATTTTTTACAGACACAGGACATCATAGGGAAAAGAATGAAGATGCAGGAGGCGTATTTTACAACCAAACCGAACAGCAATTGCTCATCTTATGTGATGGAATGGGCGGGCATAAAGCCGGAGAGGTTGCAAGTCAATTTGTGGTCAATAGAATTCAAGAATTATTCGAAGCAGAAAATCTTGTTGAAGAAGACCAAGCAGAAGATTGGCTGCGCACGACACTGCAGAAAATTAATAGAGAATTATACCACCATGCCTCTACAAACGAAGCATTTCGCGGCATGGGAACAACAGCCGTAGCAGCGCTGATCTTTGATAATCATGTAGTCATTGCCAATATTGGTGATTCACGTGCTTATTTAGTGAACAGCCGCAGTATTGAGCAAATTACGAGCGATCATTCTTTTGTTAACCACTTAGTGATGACAGGCCAAATTACTGAAGAAGAAGCATTTACACACCCCCAACGTAATATTATTACGAAAGTGATGGGGACGGATAAAATGGTAATTCCAGACGTTTATATTAAACGTATTAATTTTTATGATTACCTTTTATTGAACTCTGATGGTTTAACAGATTTCGTACGTCCTCATATCATACAAACGCAGTTATCAGAACCGCTTCCTCTAGAAGAGCAAGGAGAGACACTCTTGAATCTAGCGCAAGAGTATCACTCTACGGATAACGTCAGCTTCGTATTAGCTGAAATAGAAGGTGACAAGGTATGA
- the rlmN gene encoding 23S rRNA (adenine(2503)-C(2))-methyltransferase RlmN, translated as MITTQKKKKNRFLPDFDKQSIYSLRYEEMQDWLVEHGQQKFRAKQIFQWLYEKRVDSIDEMTNLSKDLREVLKDNFTMTTLETVVKQESRDGTIKFLFELQDGYTIETVLMRHEYGNSVCVTTQVGCRIGCTFCASTLGGLKRNLEAGEIVSQVLTVQKALDETDERVSQIVIMGIGEPFENYDEMMDFLKIVNHDNGLNIGARHITVSTSGIIPRIYDFADEDIQINFAVSLHAANDEIRSKLMPINRAYSIEKLMEAIQYYQEKTNRRITFEYGLFGGVNDQLTHARELAHLIQNLNCHVNLIPVNHVPERNYVKTPKEDIFKFEKELKRLGINATIRREQGSDIDAACGQLRAKKRQVETR; from the coding sequence ATGATAACTACTCAAAAGAAGAAAAAGAATCGTTTTCTTCCTGATTTTGATAAACAATCAATCTATTCATTGCGTTACGAAGAAATGCAAGATTGGTTAGTAGAACACGGCCAACAGAAATTCAGAGCGAAACAAATATTCCAATGGCTTTATGAGAAACGTGTTGACAGCATCGATGAAATGACCAACTTATCTAAAGACTTGCGCGAGGTATTAAAAGATAACTTTACAATGACCACTTTGGAAACCGTTGTGAAACAAGAAAGTAGAGACGGTACCATTAAATTCTTGTTTGAATTACAAGATGGCTATACGATCGAAACAGTATTGATGCGTCATGAGTACGGAAATTCAGTATGTGTGACAACACAAGTAGGCTGCCGTATCGGTTGTACTTTCTGTGCTTCTACACTTGGTGGGTTGAAACGTAATTTAGAAGCAGGCGAAATTGTTTCTCAAGTCTTAACAGTACAAAAAGCACTTGATGAGACAGACGAACGTGTCTCTCAAATCGTAATTATGGGTATTGGGGAACCGTTTGAAAACTATGATGAAATGATGGACTTCTTGAAAATCGTCAACCATGATAATGGCTTGAATATCGGTGCACGCCATATTACAGTCTCAACTTCTGGCATTATTCCGCGTATTTATGATTTTGCGGATGAAGATATCCAAATTAATTTCGCAGTAAGTTTACATGCGGCTAACGATGAAATCCGTTCTAAATTAATGCCGATTAACCGTGCTTATTCTATTGAAAAATTGATGGAAGCTATTCAATATTACCAAGAAAAAACAAATCGTCGTATTACCTTTGAATATGGTTTATTCGGTGGTGTCAATGATCAATTAACGCATGCACGTGAACTTGCACATTTAATTCAAAATTTAAATTGTCATGTTAACTTAATCCCAGTAAACCATGTTCCAGAACGTAATTATGTGAAAACACCGAAAGAAGATATTTTCAAATTTGAAAAAGAACTCAAACGACTTGGTATTAATGCAACAATCAGACGTGAGCAAGGCTCAGACATTGATGCAGCTTGTGGACAATTGAGAGCGAAGAAACGTCAAGTAGAAACGAGGTAG
- the rsmB gene encoding 16S rRNA (cytosine(967)-C(5))-methyltransferase RsmB, producing MMQNVRSLAFETLEAIFQDKAYSNLKLNEVLKANDLSRADKNLLTELVYGTIKRKLTLEYYLKPFVQTRIKGWMRYLLWMSIYQYRYLDKVPDHAIINEAVEIAKTRGGLHNSKVVNGILRNMMRSELPNPADIKDDKQRISIMYSVPKWIVKQWMTHHGLETTERIAAAMLERPGQTVRVNLTRKSVAQATQQLEDEGYTVTQDTDIDYCLHISGRPVAESRAFKDGIVSIQDKSSMFVAQILAPAEDESILDACSAPGGKACQTAELLDGSGHVDATDIHEHKIDLIDHNIRKLRLKNIAAFQHDATKPYQKVYDKILVDAPCSGLGVLRHKPEIKYEQTPNTVDGLVTLQLEIMNNVKDFVKPGGTIVYSTCTIEQMENENVIYTFLKQNKDFEFEPFPHPTTGEEVKTLQILPQDFNSDGFFITKIRRKENK from the coding sequence ATAATGCAGAATGTGAGAAGCTTAGCGTTTGAAACCTTAGAAGCAATTTTTCAAGATAAAGCTTATAGCAACTTAAAGTTGAATGAAGTGTTGAAAGCAAATGATTTAAGCAGAGCGGATAAGAATTTGCTTACAGAGTTAGTGTATGGAACAATCAAGAGAAAATTAACGCTTGAATATTATTTGAAGCCCTTTGTACAAACGAGAATTAAAGGGTGGATGCGTTATTTACTGTGGATGAGTATTTATCAGTATCGCTATTTGGATAAGGTTCCAGATCATGCCATTATTAATGAAGCAGTCGAGATTGCTAAGACACGTGGCGGTTTGCATAACAGTAAAGTAGTCAATGGTATCTTGCGCAATATGATGCGTTCTGAATTACCGAATCCTGCTGATATTAAAGATGATAAACAACGCATTTCTATTATGTATAGTGTACCGAAATGGATTGTGAAACAATGGATGACGCATCATGGCTTAGAAACAACTGAGCGTATTGCGGCTGCGATGCTTGAACGTCCTGGACAAACAGTACGCGTTAATCTCACTCGCAAATCAGTAGCCCAAGCGACACAACAGTTAGAGGACGAAGGATATACGGTTACTCAAGATACAGATATTGATTACTGTCTGCATATTTCAGGACGACCGGTAGCTGAAAGCCGTGCGTTTAAAGATGGTATCGTATCGATTCAAGATAAAAGTTCAATGTTTGTGGCTCAAATCTTAGCGCCGGCTGAGGACGAAAGTATCTTAGATGCTTGCAGTGCACCAGGCGGTAAAGCATGTCAAACAGCAGAATTGCTAGATGGAAGCGGGCATGTAGATGCGACAGATATTCATGAACATAAGATTGACTTGATTGACCATAACATTCGTAAATTGCGCTTGAAAAATATAGCAGCCTTCCAACATGATGCTACAAAGCCTTATCAAAAAGTATATGATAAAATTTTAGTGGATGCACCATGCAGCGGTTTAGGCGTACTGCGTCATAAACCGGAGATAAAATACGAACAAACACCTAATACAGTAGACGGTTTAGTCACTTTACAATTAGAAATCATGAATAATGTTAAAGATTTTGTAAAGCCGGGTGGCACTATCGTCTATTCAACATGTACAATAGAACAGATGGAGAACGAAAATGTAATTTATACATTTTTAAAACAAAACAAAGACTTTGAATTTGAACCATTCCCACATCCAACAACAGGAGAGGAAGTAAAAACTTTACAAATCTTGCCGCAAGACTTTAACTCAGATGGTTTCTTTATTACAAAGATTAGAAGAAAGGAAAATAAGTAA
- the fmt gene encoding methionyl-tRNA formyltransferase, which yields MSRVIFMGTPDFSTKVLEMLIAEEDVIAVVTQPDRPVGRKHVMTPPPVKKVALENGIEVYQPEKIAQSDDLQTLIDMKPDLIVTAAFGQILPKSLLDAPKLGAINVHASLLPKYRGGAPIHQAIIDGEKETGVTIMYMAPKLDAGDIISQQAIAIEASDNVETMHDKLSFLGADLLKKTLPEIINGTNERIEQDDAEATFASNISREDERIDWTQSAEQIFNHIRGLSPWPVAYTKLEDKNMKLFAARIEEGKNGNPGEILETTKKAIIVGTGSDDAIALTEIQLSGKKRMPTANFLSGYQEDLVGKELK from the coding sequence ATGAGTAGAGTAATATTTATGGGAACACCTGATTTCTCAACTAAAGTATTAGAAATGTTGATAGCTGAAGAAGATGTGATTGCAGTGGTGACACAGCCTGATCGCCCAGTTGGACGTAAACATGTGATGACACCGCCACCAGTGAAAAAGGTCGCATTAGAAAACGGTATTGAAGTATATCAACCAGAAAAAATTGCTCAATCAGACGACCTTCAAACGTTAATTGATATGAAACCAGATTTAATTGTAACGGCTGCGTTCGGTCAGATTTTACCGAAATCATTATTAGATGCTCCGAAACTAGGTGCAATCAATGTGCATGCTTCTTTACTACCGAAATATCGTGGCGGCGCACCAATTCATCAAGCTATTATTGATGGTGAGAAGGAAACAGGGGTCACAATTATGTATATGGCGCCTAAACTAGATGCTGGTGATATTATTTCACAACAAGCAATTGCGATTGAAGCTTCTGATAATGTGGAAACTATGCACGATAAATTAAGTTTCTTAGGTGCAGATTTATTGAAAAAAACATTGCCTGAAATCATCAATGGAACGAATGAGCGTATCGAGCAAGATGATGCTGAAGCGACTTTTGCTTCTAATATCAGCCGTGAAGATGAACGCATTGATTGGACACAGTCAGCAGAACAAATTTTTAATCATATCCGCGGTTTGTCTCCATGGCCGGTAGCTTACACGAAACTTGAAGATAAGAATATGAAACTTTTTGCAGCACGTATTGAAGAAGGGAAAAATGGCAATCCTGGCGAAATTCTAGAAACAACTAAAAAAGCTATTATTGTCGGCACAGGTTCTGATGATGCGATTGCTTTGACTGAAATTCAGCTTTCAGGTAAGAAACGTATGCCGACTGCTAATTTCTTGAGCGGCTATCAAGAGGACTTAGTCGGGAAGGAATTGAAATAA
- a CDS encoding peptide deformylase has product MAVKQLVPANSSKLRERADEVNKFDNNLKQLLLDIEDTLYETEASALSAPQIGVSLQVAIIDMEAEGLLQLINPTIERQSDETVTDLEGSVSFPDVFGTVERSQMIVVQSYDLHGNKVELTAYDDVARMLLHIVDQLNGIPFTEKMEKQLTEEELEAYLEDE; this is encoded by the coding sequence ATGGCAGTGAAACAATTAGTACCGGCAAACAGCTCGAAGTTACGCGAACGTGCAGATGAAGTAAATAAGTTTGATAATAATTTAAAACAGTTATTATTAGATATAGAGGATACTTTGTACGAAACTGAAGCTTCTGCATTAAGTGCCCCGCAAATCGGCGTTTCACTGCAAGTCGCTATCATTGATATGGAAGCGGAAGGTTTGTTGCAGTTAATTAATCCGACGATTGAGCGCCAATCAGATGAAACAGTGACAGACTTAGAGGGCAGTGTTTCATTTCCAGATGTATTCGGGACGGTAGAACGCAGTCAGATGATAGTTGTTCAAAGTTACGATTTACACGGAAATAAGGTAGAATTAACTGCATATGATGATGTTGCACGTATGCTTCTGCATATTGTAGATCAATTGAATGGCATTCCTTTTACAGAAAAAATGGAAAAACAATTAACTGAAGAAGAATTGGAGGCGTATTTAGAAGATGAGTAG
- a CDS encoding tyrosine-protein phosphatase, with product MIDLHNHIIYGIDDGAKDIEESIEMAKAAQATGVDKIIATPHYKTNSFMSDKEEILHKIETLNQQLQNLNIEVEVKGGQEIHIEPYTLDYLEKGQLLSLADSQYYFLIEPPFKGFPDFIETTIDGFIQEGLQPVIAHPERNDYIRRHPEVLDELVKQGCLLQMNAASILGDYGPFIEKTAQYMIENKKFHLIGSDAHNCNNRVFCIDQCYERINDEAFQNYIKANAEKVWKGNKKIDNMQYF from the coding sequence ATGATTGATTTGCACAACCACATTATTTATGGCATAGACGATGGTGCAAAGGACATAGAAGAATCGATTGAAATGGCTAAAGCAGCACAAGCAACAGGCGTTGATAAAATCATTGCGACACCACATTATAAAACAAATTCATTTATGTCAGATAAAGAGGAAATCCTACATAAAATCGAAACATTGAATCAACAATTGCAGAACTTAAATATAGAGGTTGAAGTGAAGGGTGGTCAAGAAATTCATATTGAGCCCTATACACTTGATTATTTAGAAAAAGGTCAGCTGCTTTCTTTAGCAGACAGCCAGTATTATTTTCTAATCGAACCGCCATTCAAAGGATTTCCTGATTTTATTGAAACAACTATAGATGGTTTTATTCAAGAAGGACTGCAACCTGTAATTGCGCATCCTGAACGTAATGATTATATAAGAAGGCATCCTGAAGTATTGGATGAATTAGTGAAACAAGGCTGCTTACTACAAATGAATGCTGCATCTATTCTCGGAGATTATGGACCATTTATTGAAAAGACCGCACAATATATGATTGAAAATAAGAAATTTCATCTAATCGGCAGTGATGCACATAATTGCAATAACCGTGTATTCTGCATAGATCAATGTTACGAGAGAATTAACGATGAAGCGTTTCAAAATTATATCAAAGCGAATGCTGAAAAAGTATGGAAAGGCAATAAAAAGATAGATAATATGCAGTATTTTTAA
- the priA gene encoding primosomal protein N': MIAKVIVDVPAKNVDFTFDYLIPERLAPIIQVGVRVIVPFGPRTIQGYVMEIAEEADPELDLEKLKEIKEIQDIKPELTPELVDLSEWYGKYHVTKRISILEVMLPSAIKAKYTKAFEMVEDELIPEDLLKKFDREGHYAYKTAQQNGDLDRLVPLMEEGAVREVTLLSQNTKKKTQRAIRIAPEHNPDDVLAMLEKHPKQYDVYAYLLDEQNRDVPLKEIEEAGLSQSSVKTLEKNSFVEKYDAIMERDPYASRIFEQEEKRQLTPGQQEAYDAIKKVIDEEKQETFLLHGVTGSGKTEVYLQTIEAVLQQDKQAMMLVPEIALTPQMVLRFKKRFGDEVAVLHSALSKGERYDEWQKIRDGRARVSVGARSSVFAPFTNLGMIIIDEEHEATYKQEDYPRYHAKDIALWRSEYHQCPLILGSATPSLETYARAEKGVYHLLSLPERVNNQPLPAINIVDMREELAEGNRSMFSTSLRAAIEERLARNEQIVLFLNQRGYSSFVLCRDCGHVPQCPNCDISLTYHKSSDQLKCHYCGYQETPPNKCPNCESEHIRQMGTGTQKVEELLNREFEDAKIIRMDADTTSRKGAHEKLLNDFGEGKGDILLGTQMIAKGLDFPNITLVGVLNADTMLNLPDFRASERTFQLLTQVAGRAGRHEKEGEVIIQTYNPDHYAIQDVQLNDYLSFYHKEMKYRQIGKYPPYYFLINFTISHVNMKEVMQAANHVHQILLQHLTDRALVLGPSSAALARINREYRFQVLVKYKSEPELHKALQYLDDYYHEKYLKDKLSLKIDINPYMMM; encoded by the coding sequence ATGATAGCAAAGGTTATCGTTGATGTCCCAGCGAAGAATGTAGACTTTACCTTTGATTATTTAATACCAGAACGGCTCGCACCCATTATTCAAGTTGGCGTGCGGGTCATTGTTCCCTTTGGACCTAGAACGATTCAAGGGTATGTCATGGAAATTGCTGAGGAAGCAGATCCAGAGTTAGATTTAGAAAAATTAAAAGAAATTAAAGAGATTCAAGATATTAAACCAGAATTAACACCGGAATTGGTAGATTTAAGTGAATGGTACGGCAAGTATCATGTGACGAAACGTATTTCTATCTTAGAAGTGATGTTGCCGAGTGCTATTAAAGCTAAATATACGAAAGCATTCGAGATGGTAGAAGATGAATTGATTCCTGAAGATTTGCTGAAAAAATTTGACCGTGAAGGCCATTATGCATATAAAACAGCACAACAAAATGGTGATTTAGATCGCTTGGTGCCATTAATGGAGGAAGGCGCAGTTCGAGAGGTTACCCTGTTGTCGCAAAATACTAAGAAAAAAACGCAGCGTGCGATACGGATTGCACCTGAACACAATCCTGATGATGTATTAGCGATGTTAGAAAAACATCCTAAACAATATGACGTGTATGCCTATTTATTGGATGAGCAAAATCGAGATGTACCATTAAAAGAAATTGAAGAAGCGGGCTTGTCACAATCAAGTGTGAAAACATTAGAAAAAAATAGCTTTGTCGAAAAATACGATGCGATTATGGAACGTGATCCTTATGCATCTCGTATCTTTGAACAAGAAGAAAAACGCCAATTGACGCCTGGTCAGCAAGAAGCTTATGATGCGATTAAAAAAGTGATTGATGAAGAAAAACAAGAGACTTTCTTATTGCATGGTGTGACAGGTTCAGGTAAGACCGAAGTATATTTGCAGACGATTGAGGCGGTGCTGCAACAAGATAAGCAAGCCATGATGTTAGTCCCTGAAATTGCTTTGACTCCGCAAATGGTCTTACGCTTTAAAAAACGCTTCGGTGATGAAGTAGCTGTCTTGCACTCTGCTTTATCTAAGGGTGAACGTTATGATGAATGGCAAAAGATTCGTGACGGTCGTGCACGTGTCAGTGTCGGTGCACGTTCAAGTGTCTTTGCACCTTTTACAAATTTAGGCATGATTATTATTGATGAAGAACATGAAGCGACTTATAAACAAGAAGATTATCCTCGCTATCATGCGAAAGATATTGCGCTCTGGCGTTCTGAGTATCATCAGTGCCCTTTGATATTAGGTAGCGCGACGCCAAGTTTAGAAACCTATGCTCGTGCCGAAAAAGGAGTTTATCATTTGTTGAGTTTACCAGAGCGTGTAAACAATCAACCGCTTCCTGCAATCAACATCGTGGACATGCGTGAGGAATTAGCAGAAGGTAATCGTTCAATGTTCTCAACATCTCTACGTGCAGCCATTGAAGAACGCCTCGCACGCAATGAACAAATTGTCTTGTTCTTGAACCAGCGCGGCTACTCATCCTTTGTGCTATGTCGTGATTGCGGCCATGTTCCGCAATGTCCGAACTGCGATATTTCACTGACTTACCACAAATCGAGTGACCAATTAAAATGTCACTATTGCGGTTATCAAGAAACACCGCCGAATAAGTGCCCTAATTGTGAGAGTGAACACATTCGTCAAATGGGTACAGGCACGCAAAAAGTAGAAGAATTGTTGAATCGGGAATTCGAAGATGCCAAAATCATTCGCATGGATGCGGATACGACATCACGAAAAGGCGCGCATGAAAAATTATTGAACGACTTCGGCGAAGGGAAAGGTGACATTCTGCTAGGAACACAGATGATAGCGAAAGGTCTGGATTTTCCGAATATCACCTTAGTAGGAGTATTAAATGCTGATACTATGTTGAACTTGCCTGACTTCAGAGCGAGTGAACGTACGTTCCAATTACTGACACAAGTTGCAGGTCGTGCAGGACGACATGAAAAAGAAGGAGAAGTCATCATACAGACGTATAATCCAGATCACTATGCGATTCAAGATGTTCAACTTAATGATTATTTATCTTTCTATCATAAAGAAATGAAATATCGTCAAATCGGCAAATATCCGCCGTATTATTTCTTAATCAACTTCACGATTTCTCATGTAAACATGAAAGAAGTCATGCAAGCGGCCAACCATGTGCATCAAATCTTATTGCAGCACTTAACAGACCGTGCTTTAGTGCTAGGTCCATCTTCAGCTGCTCTAGCTCGTATTAACCGAGAGTACCGCTTCCAAGTATTAGTAAAATATAAAAGCGAACCGGAACTGCATAAAGCACTACAGTATTTAGATGATTATTATCATGAGAAATATCTTAAAGATAAGCTCTCATTGAAGATAGATATAAATCCATATATGATGATGTAA
- the coaBC gene encoding bifunctional phosphopantothenoylcysteine decarboxylase/phosphopantothenate--cysteine ligase CoaBC, whose protein sequence is MKNILLAVSGGIAAYKAIDLTSKLTQSGYEVRVMLTEHAQEFVTPLAFQAISRNPVYTNTFVEENPAEIQHIALGDWADAVIIAPATANILGKLANGIADDMITSTLLATTVPKFAAPAMNVHMYENPRVQHNMKVLAQDGYRFAEPGEGFLACGYVAKGRMMEPLDIMAFVEQEMKALNHMSEQIQDVSWYRDKNVLVTAGPTVEVIDPVRYVSNRASGKMGYAIADALQKRGAHVTLVSGPTYLTPPDNVDFVPVTSAEDMFEAVKTRYDAQDMVFKSAAVSDYKPADQLEHKMKKQDGDLSITFTRTQDILKYLGDYKAHQKLIGFAAETQDVEKYAKDKLERKNADVIIANNVGDTSIGFNSDDNEVTLFFKEDEAVSIEKGKKQQLAERILDELERRWK, encoded by the coding sequence ATGAAAAATATATTATTGGCAGTATCAGGAGGCATTGCAGCCTATAAAGCCATCGACTTAACAAGTAAATTAACACAGAGTGGCTATGAAGTGCGTGTCATGTTGACTGAACATGCGCAAGAATTTGTAACGCCGCTTGCTTTTCAAGCGATAAGCAGAAACCCGGTATATACAAATACATTTGTGGAAGAAAATCCTGCTGAAATTCAACATATTGCTTTAGGTGATTGGGCAGACGCTGTAATTATTGCACCCGCAACTGCAAATATTTTAGGTAAACTAGCTAATGGTATTGCAGATGATATGATAACTTCAACGTTATTAGCTACAACAGTACCTAAATTTGCTGCACCGGCAATGAATGTGCATATGTATGAAAATCCACGCGTGCAGCACAATATGAAAGTGTTAGCGCAAGATGGTTATCGTTTCGCAGAACCTGGTGAAGGATTCTTAGCTTGTGGCTATGTTGCGAAAGGCCGTATGATGGAGCCTTTAGATATCATGGCGTTTGTGGAACAAGAAATGAAAGCTTTGAACCATATGTCTGAACAGATACAAGATGTTTCTTGGTATCGTGACAAGAATGTACTCGTCACTGCAGGACCGACTGTGGAAGTTATTGACCCAGTACGTTACGTCTCTAATCGTGCTTCTGGGAAAATGGGATACGCTATTGCCGATGCTTTGCAGAAAAGGGGCGCTCATGTCACATTGGTCAGCGGACCGACGTATCTGACACCGCCAGATAATGTGGATTTCGTACCTGTAACGAGTGCTGAAGATATGTTTGAAGCGGTCAAGACACGATATGATGCACAAGATATGGTGTTTAAATCAGCAGCCGTTTCTGATTATAAGCCAGCCGACCAATTAGAACATAAAATGAAAAAACAAGACGGCGATTTATCGATTACCTTTACGAGAACACAAGATATTTTGAAATATTTAGGAGATTATAAAGCGCATCAGAAACTCATTGGTTTTGCAGCCGAAACACAAGATGTGGAAAAATATGCGAAAGATAAATTAGAACGTAAAAATGCCGATGTGATTATTGCAAATAACGTCGGAGATACTTCCATCGGATTCAATTCTGATGATAATGAAGTGACACTCTTTTTCAAAGAAGATGAAGCAGTCAGTATTGAGAAAGGGAAGAAACAGCAACTTGCTGAACGAATTTTAGATGAATTAGAACGTAGGTGGAAATAA
- a CDS encoding thioredoxin family protein — protein sequence MKTITTFEDLQNEINTHEKLLLFVMSDGCTVCHADQPRIQALVEEINLLAVQITVNQMPEAAGQLSLFTSPVVILFKNGKEFHRQARIIDFEKLKRSMEQLKMI from the coding sequence TTGAAAACCATTACTACTTTTGAAGATTTGCAAAATGAAATCAACACTCATGAGAAATTACTGTTATTCGTGATGTCTGACGGATGTACAGTTTGTCATGCGGATCAACCGAGAATACAAGCATTAGTCGAAGAGATAAATTTACTCGCTGTCCAAATTACAGTTAATCAAATGCCTGAAGCTGCCGGACAACTTTCCCTCTTCACATCACCTGTTGTGATTTTGTTTAAAAATGGTAAAGAATTTCATCGTCAAGCTCGTATTATCGATTTTGAAAAACTGAAACGATCTATGGAACAGCTGAAAATGATATAA
- the rpoZ gene encoding DNA-directed RNA polymerase subunit omega, producing the protein MLYPPLNQLTSKVSSKYLIATVAAKRARELYDKPDTALLEKYHSVKTVGKALEEIAAGKITPIEPELDEGEFETKD; encoded by the coding sequence ATGTTATACCCACCGCTTAACCAACTGACTTCAAAAGTAAGTTCAAAATATTTAATCGCTACAGTGGCAGCCAAACGCGCACGTGAATTATACGATAAACCAGATACAGCACTTTTAGAGAAATACCATTCAGTGAAAACTGTAGGTAAAGCTTTAGAAGAAATTGCTGCTGGCAAAATCACTCCAATTGAACCAGAATTGGATGAAGGCGAATTTGAAACTAAAGACTGA
- the gmk gene encoding guanylate kinase: MDNEKGLLIVLSGPSGVGKGTVRKEIFDDPATSYKYSISMTTRDMREGEQDGVDYFFKTKREFEQLIAQDQFIEYAEYVGNYYGTPVQYVKDTMDQGHDVFLEIEVEGAKQVRKKFPDALFIFLAPPSLDHLRERLIGRGTESDEKIQSRVKEARKEVEMMNLYDYVVVNDEVELAKERVQSIVAAEHLKRERIEAKYRKMILEAKK, from the coding sequence ATGGATAATGAAAAAGGTTTACTGATTGTCTTATCAGGTCCATCTGGAGTCGGCAAAGGCACGGTTCGTAAAGAAATATTTGATGATCCTGCAACATCATATAAGTATTCTATTTCAATGACGACACGTGACATGCGTGAAGGCGAACAAGATGGCGTTGATTATTTTTTCAAGACAAAACGAGAATTTGAACAACTCATTGCTCAAGATCAATTCATAGAGTATGCGGAATATGTAGGAAACTATTATGGCACACCTGTTCAATATGTGAAGGACACGATGGATCAAGGACATGATGTCTTCCTGGAAATCGAAGTAGAAGGTGCAAAGCAAGTACGCAAGAAATTTCCTGATGCACTATTTATCTTCCTCGCACCGCCAAGTTTAGACCACCTAAGAGAACGTTTAATCGGCCGCGGTACTGAATCCGATGAAAAGATTCAAAGCCGTGTCAAAGAAGCCCGTAAAGAAGTCGAAATGATGAATCTTTACGACTATGTAGTGGTAAATGATGAAGTGGAACTCGCTAAAGAGCGGGTACAATCCATTGTTGCTGCCGAACATTTAAAACGAGAACGTATCGAAGCAAAGTATAGAAAAATGATATTGGAGGCCAAAAAATAA